Proteins encoded in a region of the Trypanosoma brucei gambiense DAL972 chromosome 6, complete sequence genome:
- a CDS encoding metacaspase MCA3 encodes MAVDPRCLLSLCSTISKASSAKGTNDFVKIGMELWQTAQPYLVQALGLQPPPPKVDVDAAVANAGDAHGEQPWVATPLPGQTVRALFIGINYYGTSAALSGCCNDVKQMLATLQKKGLPINEAVILVDEDNFPGRTDQPTRDNIVRYMAWLVKDAKPGDVLFFHYSGHGTQCKSRGDSDEKYDQCIAPVDFQKSGCIVDDDIHKLLFSRLPEKVRLTAVFDCCHSGSIMDLPFTYVCSGGEQASGTPHMKRIREGNDVLGDVMMISGCADEQTSADVKNTATFGTGSTGAGGAATQCITCMLMNNQSLSYGKLLIETRDMLKRKGFKQVPQLSASKAIDLDQTFSLTEMFSVDRSVQ; translated from the coding sequence ATGGCCGTGGACCCAAGGTGTCTTTTGAGTCTCTGCTCCACAATATCAAAAGCAAGTAGTGCAAAGGGCACCAATGATTTCGTGAAAATTGGTATGGAACTGTGGCAGACAGCCCAGCCGTACCTTGTACAAGCTCTGGGACTTCAACCACCTCCCCCCAAGGTGGACGTAGATGCCGCTGTTGCAAATGCGGGGGATGCTCACGGCGAACAACCATGGGTCGCGACACCTCTTCCTGGCCAAACAGTTCGAGCTTTATTTATTGGAATTAATTACTATGGAACTTCCGCAGCGCTCTCCGGTTGCTGCAATGATGTCAAGCAAATGCTCGCCACACTGCAGAAAAAGGGGCTCCCAATCAACGAAGCCGTCATACTCGTCGACGAGGACAATTTCCCCGGGAGGACCGACCAGCCAACCCGCGACAATATCGTACGTTACATGGCGTGGCTCGTGAAGGATGCAAAACCAGGTGATgtccttttcttccattaCTCTGGTCATGGTACACAATGCAAATCCAGAGGCGACAGTGACGAGAAGTACGATCAATGCATTGCCCCTGTGGACTTCCAGAAAAGTGGATGCattgttgatgatgatataCACAAACTTCTCTTCTCTAGGCTTCCTGAAAAGGTACGACTCACAGCTGTGTTCGATTGTTGCCACTCAGGTTCTATTATGGATCTTCCTTTTACCTATGTCTGCAGTGGAGGTGAGCAAGCATCGGGTACGCCACACATGAAGCGAATTCGTGAGGGAAATGATGTTCTGGGGGATGTGATGATGATTTCTGGTTGTGCTGATGAGCAAACATCTGCTGATGTTAAGAATACTGCCACATTTGGTACGGGTTCTACAGGCGCTGGTGGTGCGGCCACGCAGTGTATCACGTGCATGCTTATGAACAACCAGTCGTTGTCGTATGGTAAACTTCTAATCGAAACTCGCGACATgttgaagaggaaaggattCAAACAAGTGCCACAGCTCAGTGCTTCAAAAGCTATAGACCTTGATCAGACCTTCTCACTAACGGAAATGTTTTCTGTTGACAGATCTGTCCAATAG
- a CDS encoding cysteine peptidase, Clan CD, family C13,putative, which yields MCSLITQLCDAGQLADYVGLGWLNAVSSQPYLVQALGLQPPPRRVDVDAAFRDAEGLHGHQPWVATPLPGRTVRALFIGINYYGTSAALSGCCNDVKQMLATLQKKGLPINEAVILVDEDNFPGRTDQPTRDNIVRYMAWLVKDAKPGDVLFFHYSGHGTQCKSRGDSDEKYDQCIAPVDFQKSGCIVDDDIHKLLFSRLPEKVRLTAVFDCCHSGSIMDLPFTYVCSGGEQASGTPHMKRIREGNDVLGDVMMISGCADEQTSADVKNTATFGTGSTGAGGAATQCITCMLMNNQSLSYGKLLIETRDMLKRKGFKQVPQLSASKAIDLDQTFSLTEMFSVDRSVQ from the coding sequence ATGTGCTCCTTAATTACACAACTCTGTGATGCGGGCCAGTTAGCTGATTATGTGGGGCTCGGCTGGTTAAACGCAGTGAGCTCCCAGCCGTACCTTGTACAAGCTCTGGGACTTCAACCACCTCCCCGGAGGGTTGACGTAGATGCCGCTTTCAGAGACGCAGAAGGCCTTCATGGCCACCAGCCATGGGTCGCGACACCTCTTCCTGGCCGAACAGTTCGAGCTTTATTTATTGGAATTAATTACTATGGAACTTCCGCAGCGCTCTCCGGTTGCTGCAATGATGTCAAGCAAATGCTCGCCACACTGCAGAAAAAGGGGCTCCCAATCAACGAAGCCGTCATACTCGTCGACGAGGACAATTTCCCCGGGAGGACCGACCAGCCAACCCGCGACAATATCGTACGTTACATGGCGTGGCTCGTGAAGGATGCAAAACCAGGTGATgtccttttcttccattaCTCTGGTCATGGTACACAATGCAAATCCAGAGGCGACAGTGACGAGAAGTACGATCAATGCATTGCCCCTGTGGACTTCCAGAAAAGTGGATGCattgttgatgatgatataCACAAACTTCTCTTCTCTAGGCTTCCTGAAAAGGTACGACTCACAGCTGTGTTCGATTGTTGCCACTCAGGTTCTATTATGGATCTTCCTTTTACCTATGTCTGCAGTGGAGGTGAGCAAGCATCGGGTACGCCACACATGAAGCGAATTCGTGAGGGAAATGATGTTCTGGGGGATGTGATGATGATTTCTGGTTGTGCTGATGAGCAAACATCTGCTGATGTTAAGAATACTGCCACATTTGGTACGGGTTCTACAGGCGCTGGTGGTGCGGCCACGCAGTGTATCACGTGCATGCTTATGAACAACCAGTCGTTGTCGTATGGTAAACTTCTAATCGAAACTCGCGACATgttgaagaggaaaggattCAAACAAGTGCCACAGCTCAGTGCTTCAAAAGCTATAGACCTTGATCAGACCTTCTCACTAACGGAAATGTTTTCTGTTGACAGATCTGTCCAATAG
- a CDS encoding cysteinyl-tRNA synthetase, putative, with translation MKESDVLLLADGLNVCEPVKRSRHPPWYPPLNVDGNDVCVLNSMTECLEKFAPREGRLVRWYTCGPTVYDVSHMGHARAYLTFDILRRIMEDFFGYKVIYQMNITDIDDKIIKRARVSSLLRHFRDVTLEGGNMEKLVKFTVEAQRSASRALSETREKLSQALPEGTSSRVRMEREEKIMELALKETQFSDTSGRIQSAIKAGDFDELFDAASGINGDLLDQLEGHTVTDQKIFDDHARRYERLFFEDMKRLGVKDPDVITRVTEYVPQVVNFIQRIMDNGFAYSGETSVFFDTTAFIRAGHNYPKLKPISERDECNTTEAEMAEGEGALAACVAGEKRSPNDFALWKFSKPGEPHWPSPWGAGRPGWHIECSVMASDILGTNMDIHSGGCDLKFPHHDNECAQSEAYSMQHQWVNYFLHCGHLHIKGLKMSKSLKNFITIRHALDDLGVTPRTMRLLFLANQWNKAMNFSDQSIDEAKERERVLRSFFGSVDMVLRSDTLKEIQGFNEHDRKLNEAWISTESAVDAALRNNFDTPTAMEAIMGLVSETNRYLVTGQRPSATLVHKVGRYVTRILQVFGVVDGNDMVGFTKTRQTDDQLVPVMEALLRFRDSVRSEAKASGTTANFLPLCDAIRDEWLAQAGIRIEDSPNGPTTWKRDDPAVLLREISERREQQANDRRRKLQNQIETKKKLVEKWRNYTSSPKDYFKMQSGSVYATFDEETGLPTSNSRGEVVGEKELKKLSKELAKYAKAHEEFNSKGGMEWLLEQEQELANMEESFKSTEVS, from the coding sequence ATGAAGGAAAGTGACGTTTTGTTATTAGCAGATGGTTTGAATGTGTGTGAACCTGTGAAACGTTCTCGACATCCGCCGTGGTATCCGCCTTTGAATGTTGATGGCAATGATGTTTGTGTTCTGAATTCCATGACTGAGTGCCTTGAGAAGTTTGCACCTCGTGAGGGGCGGTTGGTGCGGTGGTACACTTGTGGGCCAACGGTATATGATGTCTCTCATATGGGCCATGCGCGTGCTTACCTTACTTTTGATATCCTACGGCGCATTATGGAAGATTTCTTTGGGTATAAAGTAATTTATCAGATGAATATTACGGATATTGACGATAAGATTATTAAGCGGGCGAgggtttcttcacttttgcgTCATTTTCGCGATGTGACTCTTGAGGGTGGTAATATGGAGAAACTTGTTAAATTTACAGTGGAAGCGCAGAGATCGGCTTCGCGTGCCCTCTCGGAGACGAGGGAAAAGTTGTCGCAAGCGCTGCCAGAGGGTACTTCTAGCCGTGTTCGGATggagagggaagagaaaatcaTGGAACTCGCACTTAAGGAAACACAGTTCAGTGACACAAGTGGTCGTATTCAAAGCGCTATTAAGGCTGGCGACTTTGACGAACTGTTTGATGCGGCCTCAGGTATTAACGGTGACCTGCTGGACCAGCTCGAGGGTCACACTGTGACCGACCAAAAAATATTTGATGATCATGCACGGCGTTATGAGCggcttttttttgaagataTGAAGCGCCTCGGGGTGAAGGATCCTGATGTCATTACGCGCGTGACAGAGTATGTTCCGCAAGTGGTCAACTTTATTCAAAGGATTATGGACAACGGTTTCGCCTATTCTGGCGAAACTTCGGTGTTTTTTGATACGACCGCTTTCATACGGGCGGGGCACAACTATCCAAAGCTAAAGCCCATAAGCGAGCGCGATGAATGCAACACGACCGAAGCCGAAATGGCGGAAGGTGAGGGCGCACttgccgcatgtgttgccggTGAGAAGCGGAGTCCCAACGATTTCGCGCTGTGGAAATTCTCAAAGCCTGGTGAACCCCACTGGCCTTCACCTTGGGGTGCCGGAAGACCGGGTTGGCACATTGAGTGCTCGGTTATGGCCTCTGATATACTCGGCACAAATATGGATATTCATAGTGGTGGATGCGACCTGAAGTTTCCACACCATGACAACGAGTGTGCACAGAGTGAAGCATACAGTATGCAACATCAATGGGTGAACTATTTTTTGCACTGCGGTCACCTACACATTAAAGGGCTGAAGATGAGCAAGAGTCTGAAGAATTTCATTACTATTCGTCATGCTTTGGATGACCTGGGTGTAACTCCGCGTACGATGCGGCTCCTTTTTCTTGCAAACCAATGGAATAAGGCAATGAATTTCTCTGATCAAAGCATTGACGAGGCAAAGGAGCGCGAAAGAGTTTTGCGTTCTTTCTTTGGAAGTGTTGATATGGTGCTTCGAAGTGATACACTGAAAGAAATACAGGGCTTCAATGAGCACGACCGCAAGTTGAATGAGGCCTGGATTTCCACCGAGAGCGCCGTGGACGCGGCATTGCGCAACAACTTTGACACCCCCACCGCTATGGAAGCGATCATGGGACTTGTGAGCGAGACAAACCGGTATCTTGTCACAGGACAACGCCCCAGTGCCACATTGGTGCACAAGGTCGGTCGTTATGTTACCCGGATACTACAGGTATTTGGTGTGGTGGATGGGAATGACATGGTTGGTTTCACAAAAACACGACAAACGGATGACCAATTGGTACCTGTGATGGAAGCTTTGCTTCGCTTCCGCGATTCAGTACGTAGTGAAGCTAAGGCTAGCGGTACAACAGCAAACTTTCTTCCCTTATGTGACGCTATCCGGGACGAATGGCTTGCACAGGCCGGTATCCGAATAGAGGACAGTCCCAATGGGCCAACCACGTGGAAGAGAGACGACCCAGCCGTTTTGCTGCGGGAAATCTCTGAGCGGAGAGAGCAACAGGCCAACGACAGGCGGAGGAAGTTGCAGAACCAAATTGAGACAAAGAAGAAGCTTGTGGAAAAGTGGAGGAATTACACATCCTCTCCGAAAGATTACTTCAAGATGCAAAGCGGGAGTGTGTACGCCACCTTCGACGAGGAAACTGGACTCCCCACCAGTAACTCACGTGGTGAAGTAGTTGGGGAAAAGGAACTAAAGAAGCTTTCAAAGGAGTTGGCCAAGTATGCAAAAGCACACGAAGAATTCAATTCAAAGGGCGGGATGGAGTGGCTTTTGGAACAAGAGCAAGAACTGGCCAACATGGAAGAGAGCTTTAAAAGCACCGAAGTATCATAG
- a CDS encoding cysteine peptidase precursor (unknown EC_number=3.4.22-): MPRTEMVRFVRLPVVLLAMAACLASVALGSLHVEESLEMRFAAFKKKYGKVYKDAKEEAFRFRAFEENMEQAKIQAAANPYATFGVTPFSDMTREEFRARYRNGASYFAAAQKRLRKTVNVTTGRAPAAVDWREKGAVTPVKDQGQCGSCWAFSTIGNIEGQWQVAGNPLVSLSEQMLVSCDTIDFGCGGGLMDNAFNWIVNSNGGNVFTEASYPYVSGNGEQPQCQMNGHEIGAAITDHVDLPQDEDAIAAYLAENGPLAIAVDATSFMDYNGGILTSCTSEQLDHGVLLVGYNDNSNPPYWIIKNSWSNMWGEDGYIRIEKGTNQCLMNQAVSSAVVGGPTPPPPPPPPPPSATFTQDFCEGKGCTKGCSHATFPTGECVQTTGVGSVIATCGASNLTQIIYPLSRSCSGLSVPITVPLDKCIPILIGSVEYHCSTNPPTKAARLVPHQ, translated from the coding sequence ATGCCTCGAACAGAAATGGTGCGTTTTGTACGTCTCCCCGTTGTCTTGCTGGCTATGGCAGCGTGCCTTGCGTCTGTCGCACTCGGGTCGCTCCACGTGGAGGAGTCATTGGAGATGCGTTTTGCTGCGTTCAAGAAGAAGTACGGCAAGGTGTACAAGGATGCTAAGGAGGAAGCATTCCGCTTCCGTGCCTTTGAGGAGAATATGGAGCAGGCGAAGATTCAAGCTGCGGCGAACCCATACGCAACGTTTGGTGTGACACCCTTCTCGGATATGACACGTGAAGAGTTCAGGGCACGCTACCGTAACGGCGCGTCCTACTTTGCAGCTGCGCAGAAGCGGCTACGCAAGACGGTGAACGTAACCACTGGCCGTGCTCCTGCAGCTGTGGATTGGCGTGAGAAGGGAGCAGTGACCCCAGTGAAGGATCAGGGTCAGTGCGGCTCGTGCTGGGCCTTTTCAACTATCGGCAACATCGAAGGGCAGTGGCAGGTGGCAGGAAATCCTCTCGTATCCCTCTCGGAGCAGATGCTAGTGTCATGTGATACCATTGATTTCGGCTGTGGTGGTGGGCTGATGGACAATGCCTTCAACTGGATAGTAAATTCAAACGGTGGAAACGTATTCACGGAGGCGAGCTATCCCTATGTTTCTGGGAATGGTGAGCAGCCACAGTGCCAGATGAATGGTCACGAGATCGGTGCTGCGATAACAGACCATGTTGACTTACCGCAGGATGAGGACGCTATCGCCGCGTATTTGGCAGAAAACGGTCCCCTTGCTATTGCCGTTGACGCCACAAGTTTTATGGACTATAACGGTGGGATTCTGACTTCATGCACCTCCGAGCAATTGGATCATGGTGTGCTCCTCGTTGGTTACAATGATAATAGCAATCCACCCTACTGGATCATCAAAAACTCGTGGAGCAACATGTGGGGCGAGGACGGCTACATCCGCATCGAGAAGGGCACAAACCAATGTCTCATGAATCAGGCCGTATCCTCCGCAGTTGTTGGAGGCcccactccaccaccaccaccaccaccgccgccgccttcAGCAACTTTTACACAGGACTTCTGCGAGGGCAAGGGTTGTACCAAAGGCTGCTCACATGCCACCTTCCCCACTGGCGAGTGCGTCCAGACTACCGGCGTCGGCTCAGTGATCGCCACGTGTGGCGCAAGCAACCTTACACAAATAATCTACCCACTAAgcaggagctgcagcggcCTCTCTGTGCCGATTACTGTGCCACTGGATAAGTGCATACCCATTTTGATTGGGTCCGTTGAGTATCATTGCTCCACCAACCCACCCACTAAGGCGGCCAGGCTGGTCCCACACCAGTGA
- a CDS encoding cysteine peptidase precursor, (fragment) (unknown EC_number=3.4.22-), translated as MPRTEMVRFVRLPVVLLAMAACLASVALGSLHVEESLEMRFAAFKKKYGKVYKDAKEEAFRFRAFEENMEQAKIQAAANPYATFGVTPFSDMTREEFRARYRNGASYFAAAQKRLRKTVNVTTGRAPAAVDWREKGAVTPVKDQGQCGSCWAFSTIGNIEGQWQVAGNPLVSLSEQMLVSCDTIDFGCGGGLMDNAFNWIVNSNGGNVFTEASYPYVSGN; from the coding sequence ATGCCTCGAACAGAAATGGTGCGTTTTGTACGTCTCCCCGTTGTCTTGCTGGCTATGGCAGCGTGCCTTGCGTCTGTCGCACTCGGGTCGCTCCACGTGGAGGAGTCATTGGAGATGCGTTTTGCTGCGTTCAAGAAGAAGTACGGCAAGGTGTACAAGGATGCTAAGGAGGAAGCATTCCGCTTCCGTGCCTTTGAGGAGAATATGGAGCAGGCGAAGATTCAAGCTGCGGCGAACCCATACGCAACGTTTGGTGTGACACCCTTCTCGGATATGACACGTGAAGAGTTCAGGGCACGCTACCGTAACGGCGCGTCCTACTTTGCAGCTGCGCAGAAGCGGCTACGCAAGACGGTGAACGTAACCACTGGCCGTGCTCCTGCAGCTGTGGATTGGCGTGAGAAGGGAGCAGTGACCCCAGTGAAGGATCAGGGTCAGTGCGGCTCGTGCTGGGCCTTTTCAACTATCGGCAACATCGAAGGGCAGTGGCAGGTGGCAGGAAATCCTCTCGTATCCCTCTCGGAGCAGATGCTAGTGTCATGTGATACCATTGATTTCGGCTGTGGTGGTGGGCTGATGGACAATGCCTTCAACTGGATAGTAAATTCAAACGGTGGAAACGTATTCACGGAGGCGAGCTATCCCTATGTTTCTGGGAAT
- a CDS encoding cysteine peptidase precursor (unknown EC_number=3.4.22-), with translation MPRTEMVRFVRLPVVLLAMAACLASVALGSLHVEESLEMRFAAFKKKYGKVYKDAKEEAFRFRAFEENMEQAKIQAAANPYATFGVTPFSDMTREEFRARYRNGASYFAAAQKRLRKTVNVTTGRAPAAVDWREKGAVTPVKDQGQCGSCWAFSTIGNIEGQWQVAGNPLVSLSEQMLVSCDTIDFGCGGGLMDNAFNWIVNSNGGNVFTEASYPYVSGNGEQPQCQMNGHEIGAAITDHVDLPQDEDAIAAYLAENGPLAIAVDATSFMDYNGGILTSCTSEQLDHGVLLVGYNDNSNPPYWIIKNSWSNMWGEDGYIRIEKGTNQCLMNQAVSSAVVGGPTPPPPPPPPPSATFTQDFCEGKGCTKGCSHATFPTGECVQTTGVGSVIATCGASNLTQIIYPLSRSCSGLSVPITVPLDKCIPILIGSVEYHCSTNPPTKAARLVPHQ, from the coding sequence ATGCCTCGAACAGAAATGGTGCGTTTTGTACGTCTCCCCGTTGTCTTGCTGGCTATGGCAGCGTGCCTTGCGTCTGTCGCACTCGGGTCGCTCCACGTGGAGGAGTCATTGGAGATGCGTTTTGCTGCGTTCAAGAAGAAGTACGGCAAGGTGTACAAGGATGCTAAGGAGGAAGCATTCCGCTTCCGTGCCTTTGAGGAGAATATGGAGCAGGCGAAGATTCAAGCTGCGGCGAACCCATACGCAACGTTTGGTGTGACACCCTTCTCGGATATGACACGTGAAGAGTTCAGGGCACGCTACCGTAACGGCGCGTCCTACTTTGCAGCTGCGCAGAAGCGGCTACGCAAGACGGTGAACGTAACCACTGGCCGTGCTCCTGCAGCTGTGGATTGGCGTGAGAAGGGAGCAGTGACCCCAGTGAAGGATCAGGGTCAGTGCGGCTCGTGCTGGGCCTTTTCAACTATCGGCAACATCGAAGGGCAGTGGCAGGTGGCAGGAAATCCTCTCGTATCCCTCTCGGAGCAGATGCTAGTGTCATGTGATACCATTGATTTCGGCTGTGGTGGTGGGCTGATGGACAATGCCTTCAACTGGATAGTAAATTCAAACGGTGGAAACGTATTCACGGAGGCGAGCTATCCCTATGTTTCTGGGAATGGTGAGCAGCCACAGTGCCAGATGAATGGTCACGAGATCGGTGCTGCGATAACAGACCATGTTGACTTACCGCAGGATGAGGACGCTATCGCCGCGTATTTGGCAGAAAACGGTCCCCTTGCTATTGCCGTTGACGCCACAAGTTTTATGGACTATAACGGTGGGATTCTGACTTCATGCACCTCCGAGCAATTGGATCATGGTGTGCTCCTCGTTGGTTACAATGATAATAGCAATCCACCCTACTGGATCATCAAAAACTCGTGGAGCAACATGTGGGGCGAGGACGGCTACATCCGCATCGAGAAGGGCACAAACCAATGTCTCATGAATCAGGCCGTATCCTCCGCAGTTGTTGGAGGCcccactccaccaccaccaccaccgccgccgccttcAGCAACTTTTACACAGGACTTCTGCGAGGGCAAGGGTTGTACCAAAGGCTGCTCACATGCCACCTTCCCCACTGGCGAGTGCGTCCAGACTACCGGCGTCGGCTCAGTGATCGCCACGTGTGGCGCAAGCAACCTTACACAAATAATCTACCCACTAAgcaggagctgcagcggcCTCTCTGTGCCGATTACTGTGCCACTGGATAAGTGCATACCCATTTTGATTGGGTCCGTTGAGTATCATTGCTCCACCAACCCACCCACTAAGGCGGCCAGGCTGGTCCCACACCAGTGA
- a CDS encoding cysteine peptidase precursor, (fragment) (unknown EC_number=3.4.22-) produces the protein MYGKVYKDAKEEAFRFRAFEENMEQAKIQAAANPYATFGVTPFSDMTREEFRARYRNGASYFAAAQKRLRKTVNVTTGRAPAAVDWREKGAVTPMKDQGQCGSCWAFYSIGNIEGQWQVAGNPLVSLSEQMLVSCDTIDFGCGGGLMDNAFNWIVNSNGGNVFTEASYPYVSGNGEQPQCQMNGHEIGAAITDHVDLPQDEDAIAAYLAENGPLAIAVDATSFMDYNGGILTSCTSEQLDHGVLLVGYNDNSNPPYWIIKNSWSNMWGEDGYIRIEKGTNQCLMNQAVSSAVVGGPTPPPPPPPPPSATFTQDFCEGKGCTKGCSHATFPTGECVQTTGVGSVIATCGASNLTQIIYPLSRSCSGLSVPITVPLDKCIPILIGSVEYHCSTNPPTKAARLVPHQ, from the coding sequence ATGTACGGCAAGGTGTACAAGGATGCTAAGGAGGAAGCATTCCGCTTCCGTGCCTTTGAGGAGAATATGGAGCAGGCGAAGATTCAAGCTGCGGCGAACCCATACGCAACGTTTGGTGTGACACCCTTCTCGGATATGACACGTGAAGAGTTCAGGGCACGCTACCGTAACGGCGCGTCCTACTTTGCAGCTGCGCAGAAGCGGCTACGCAAGACGGTGAACGTAACCACTGGCCGTGCTCCTGCAGCTGTGGATTGGCGTGAGAAGGGAGCAGTGACCCCAATGAAGGATCAGGGTCAGTGCGGCTCGTGCTGGGCCTTTTATAGTATCGGCAACATCGAAGGGCAGTGGCAGGTGGCAGGAAATCCTCTCGTATCCCTCTCGGAGCAGATGCTAGTGTCATGTGATACCATTGATTTCGGCTGTGGTGGTGGGCTGATGGACAATGCCTTCAACTGGATAGTAAATTCAAACGGTGGAAACGTATTCACGGAGGCGAGCTATCCCTATGTTTCTGGGAATGGTGAGCAGCCACAGTGCCAGATGAATGGTCACGAGATCGGTGCTGCGATAACAGACCATGTTGACTTACCGCAGGATGAGGACGCTATCGCCGCGTATTTGGCAGAAAACGGTCCCCTTGCTATTGCCGTTGACGCCACAAGTTTTATGGACTATAACGGTGGGATTCTGACTTCATGCACCTCCGAGCAATTGGATCATGGTGTGCTCCTCGTTGGTTACAATGATAATAGCAATCCACCCTACTGGATCATCAAAAACTCGTGGAGCAACATGTGGGGCGAGGACGGCTACATCCGCATCGAGAAGGGCACAAACCAATGTCTCATGAATCAGGCCGTATCCTCCGCAGTTGTTGGAGGCcccactccaccaccaccaccaccgccgccgccttcAGCAACTTTTACACAGGACTTCTGCGAGGGCAAGGGTTGTACCAAAGGCTGCTCACATGCCACCTTCCCCACTGGCGAGTGCGTCCAGACTACCGGCGTCGGCTCAGTGATCGCCACGTGTGGCGCAAGCAACCTTACACAAATAATCTACCCACTAAgcaggagctgcagcggcCTCTCTGTGCCGATTACTGTGCCACTGGATAAGTGCATACCCATTTTGATTGGGTCCGTTGAGTATCATTGCTCCACCAACCCACCCACTAAGGCGGCCAGGCTGGTCCCACACCAGTGA
- a CDS encoding cysteine peptidase precursor, (fragment) (unknown EC_number=3.4.22-) yields the protein MPRTEMVRFVRLPVVLLAMAACLASVALGSLHVEESLEMRFAAFKKKYGKVYKDAKEEAFRFRAFEENMEQAKIQAAANPYATFGVTPFSDMTREEFRARYRNGASYFAAAQKRLRKTVNVTTGRAPAAVDWREKGAVTPVKDQGQCGSCWAFSTIGNIEGQWQVAGNPLVSLSEQMLVSCDTIDFGCGGGLMDNAFNWIV from the coding sequence ATGCCTCGAACAGAAATGGTGCGTTTTGTACGTCTCCCCGTTGTCTTGCTGGCTATGGCAGCGTGCCTTGCGTCTGTCGCACTCGGGTCGCTCCACGTGGAGGAGTCATTGGAGATGCGTTTTGCTGCGTTCAAGAAGAAGTACGGCAAGGTGTACAAGGATGCTAAGGAGGAAGCATTCCGCTTCCGTGCCTTTGAGGAGAATATGGAGCAGGCGAAGATTCAAGCTGCGGCGAACCCATACGCAACGTTTGGTGTGACACCCTTCTCGGATATGACACGTGAAGAGTTCAGGGCACGCTACCGTAACGGCGCGTCCTACTTTGCAGCTGCGCAGAAGCGGCTACGCAAGACGGTGAACGTAACCACTGGCCGTGCTCCTGCAGCTGTGGATTGGCGTGAGAAGGGAGCAGTGACCCCAGTGAAGGATCAGGGTCAGTGCGGCTCGTGCTGGGCCTTTTCAACTATCGGCAACATCGAAGGGCAGTGGCAGGTGGCAGGAAATCCTCTCGTATCCCTCTCGGAGCAGATGCTAGTGTCATGTGATACCATTGATTTCGGCTGTGGTGGTGGGCTGATGGACAATGCCTTCAACTGGATAGTA